ACGCTGCCCATATactaaatgtaattaattgaatttgatttaaatattaattatttttgtaggaAATCCCGGAAATGGAACCCGGCGCCTTACAAAATTGAATCGCGGGACTCGAATTtgactatttattaaaattaacgtgTTTGTATTGAGGACTCACTATGGGTGCAATTTGTTAGACGCTTCAAATGCTTCAAATAAACTTGCTACAAATACTTCCGATAGAGTGATCCGTTAGCGCTACTGACATTGCCAACGCTACACAAGTGGATCAATGCGAAGCGTAAGAATATAATAGTCTTAAGAAGACATTAAAAACATAaccttaatattaatatcagtaTTGATGaacattaataatagtattgattattaatatgaaaacaaaCGTGGCCATAATTTGTATAgccaaaatttttcaagaatctctacattatatttataataatgaaaatatagatctacaaataataatagatcAAATAGAAGCTTTGAGAAACAATCCTCAACGAATTCCCAAAATAGAAGAATATGTGGAATTTGTAATTCCCTTACTCAATAGCATGCAGTTCACAATCTCACTTTCGGTATGTATAttgtcattatatatatttcttacaatatactgttataaatatatacctaaaaatgcataattttgtataattaactTGCACTTTTATAACTTAGAATGCTACCGTCaacatttgaatttattttgagaaaaattggAAAGAAACTTATTCGCAGTATTGAAGGGAATGAAATGATACCTGCAGAAAAGCAGCTTCTATTGAGCTTATGGCGTTTTGCGACTCCAGATTCATATAGGTATAgatatagatttataaatatgacagttaatttcattatacaattaactatgaataatattaattcgtaTTGTagctataataaaaaaaattttgttttagatCTATAATCCAACGATTTAATGTTGGTCATGCCACTGCTATAAGAGCTGTGCGTCTTGTTAGTGCAGCATTATGCGAGCTTTCGCCACAATACATAGTATGGCACACAGGGAATAACATTGAAGAAATTGTGCTTGGTTTCTccagtataaataattttcctaATACAATTGGAGCCATAGACGGCACTCACATTAACATTCCTGCACCGAAGAAAAATGCAGAGACCTATGTAAATAGAAAAGATCATCATTCAATTCAGCTTCAggtaatgtttaaataatatttttaagtattagtATGATTAGTTTGCCTATTATTATGTGTATTATACTTTACTACTGatacaattttgatataatttactactgataaaatttgataatgaaTATGAATAATGTGATTGAACTGTTTAATCTTTGCAGGCTGTTTGTGATCACAGAAGGCTGTTCACACATATTTATGTTGGAAATGTAGGTTCGGTCCATGATGCTCGTGTATTCCGCTTATCACCTATTGAAGAATATAtcagaaatagaaaagaataatgcAGAAAAGTTTCCTGACATTATACATTTGATTGGAGATGCTGCTTACAGACTGCATCAGCATCTTTTAACTCCATATACTGATAATGGACATTTGACACAacatcaaaaaaattataattattgtcatTCTTCAAGTAGAATGGTGATTGAACGAGCATTTGCTCTTTTAAAATGCCGCTGGAGAAGTCTTTTACAATTATTGGCAATGAATGACATCGAAATTATACCTTACCATATATTAGCATGTTGTGTACTGCACAATATTTGTCTACTAAAAAAGGATGGACTGGAATTTCAAGATGGCATCATTGTTGAAGAAGTTCAAGAAACAGAATCATTACAAAGATTCGaatgtaataatagaaatattgcagaaataaaacgGAATAACATATGTGCTAATTTACAAATGAGACgcacttaaaaaatatattattaatatgtttatttaaatataactttataatattttttatatattttaatataaatatgagtattttatttcatatcacattatatcacatttattAGAAAGATTGacctataaaataaaaattattatatgaaattataaatataaaactttttatttatgcacacgTATAAacctatataaattataataaaataaaatttcagtctgataataaaaatacaaaacaacATAATACTCTGAACACatgaaataatatcattttagagcttcttataaaaaatataggctttaaaataataattttatatgattaagTTATGCCAATCTATATACGTGTggtttaacaaaaattactttgtaacaatcttaaatctgaaaaaaacaagaaatatttttaatattaggcGCTTTGGTATTTAATACGATTTCTCTTCtcatattatttagtaatCATCTTTTCAAGAATGTTAAGCAATTTATCTTGCCAAGCCATTGCTTCTTCGTGCATTTTTTGACGCtgagtaatattttcttctgtcACAGTGATTACTTTTTCCAACAAGGCAAACTGCTTAATACCTGTAATTATGTACgtgcaatatttattgtaacagAATACTAATTCCCTTACggaaataacattatatactcgtaagacaaaaatatataaattatatactataattattagaatcatgtttatttaaatttattatactacattttattgaatatagtaATTGTGATACTTACGTTTAGAAGGTATCTGAAACTTATCTGAGGAACTTCTTTTTTTCAGATCcaatgttaataatttctgaTTTTAGTGGAGATGGATTATTGCTGTCCAGTGTAAGTACTGGAGCTATCCAAGgtttatcattaaattgttCATCCATAATCTACAATATGccagaaaaattatatatatcacataaaaagacatatattacataacatagttatacaatatgtttcactaaaatataatacatggTTTACTAAAAACACAAGTATacatcatattaaataaatttaaattattaaacaggagcgtaaagagccacacAGCAAGTTGATCGTGCAAAGGTAATAGTgtattacttaatttacattatcgtAGAATATAAACGTTTCAGCTTGTCATCAAGcctttatcaatataaataataaaaattacaaaaaaaaagccGCAACgcattaattacagaaaaagtgtgataacataataaagtttttcggAATAATCCATAGAAGAACAGACGTAACGTTCAAAATCAAATGACATTAAGATTGTGGCAAAAACATAGTGTAGGCGAAAAGATCATCCCCTCAATAGTAAGATAGGAGAGAAACACTTAGGTCCATTTTAAATGATGGTCAAAATCTTAATGATCTTTTCGCCTACACTATGTTTTTACCACAATCTTAATGTCATTTGATTTTGAACGTTACGTCTGTTCTTCTATGGATTATTccgaaaaactttattatgtTATCACACTTTTTCTGTAATGAATGCGTTGCggcttttttttgtaattttttattatttatattgataaaggCTTGATGACAAGCCGAAACGTTTATATTCTacgataatgtaaattaagtaatacACTATTACCTTTGCACGATCAACTTGCTgtgtggctctttacgctcctgtttaataattttgattttgaaaatcatatgagccttatatcattataattttaaataaatttattatatacttacaCTAAAATATTGccatattctattattattgccACTTTTTGCATTGTGATCTTTTATACTCTTGTAAGTATTTTTCATGCCTGccattttacttttacattgCAGATCTGTGACATCATaaccttttttatttaattcagaaGCAATAATATTCCAAATctttttcattgatatttttcCACTTTTAATTTGCTCATGCTCTGCATATAATGTAAGAAGTAAAAGAATTGCCTCATGTGGCCAATGAAAAACACCTACAAAACAACACATTAtgttaactatatttttatcttcttgtagttttaaagtaaacttttctctttttgtaaaaacataGTAATAATATGTTATACCTTTTTCTTCAGAAGAGGTTGAAGATTCTTCCACTGATGACTCCTGTATATCCATCTGTGTAATATAACTTGTAAGTATTTTTCATGCCTGccattttacttttacattgCAGATCTGTGACATCATaaccttttttatttaattcagaaGCAATAATATTCCAAATctttttcattgatatttttcCACTTTTAATTTGCTCATGCTCTGCATATAATGTAAGAAGTAAAAGAATTGCCTCATGTGGCCAATGAAAAACACCTACAAAACAACACATTAtgttaactatatttttatcttcttgtagttttaaagtaaacttttctctttttgtaaaaacataGTAATAATATGTTATACCTTTTTCTTCAGAAGAGGTTGAAGATTCTTCCACTGATGACTCCTGTATATCCATCTGTGTAATATAACTTGAGTCATGATTTGAAGAtcctattaataaaataaattatttattaaacatttttctatttaaaattataaaaaaagtgctaaacttatattattaatgttagtttgtaacataaatatctatttcaaaatttacaatacataaaatattacctGGTTTGGCAACTGGCTGAGTCAATGATGTTTTATGGCTATTTAAAAGTTGAGTTGCAAACaacaaatctatttaaaaagatatatatcaaGTTATAAATCTTCTCTTTACTCTTTCAATTATACTCATATAggttatgttatatattttaccttCATTAGCCTTTTGTGCATCTTCTTCGGAAACTTGTAATGTGTGAACAATTCCAgtattaatatctaataattgtATGCTCGTCattttgctttaatattaatttcaattgatttattaataacaaaataatagcaaATCTAAGAACACTGTCACCATTGGCACTTTTCTCGATTGGTCTTCCCGCGTTGTTAAGTATTCAAAATTTCGCTTCAGGCATACTACCTCTCCGGCTGAAGCATTTGAAGCACGCTAGAAGCGAATATCCGTGACGTATTTATGACGTCATAACTGCTATGAAAACGCTTCGAAGCGTCTAGTGGATCGTACCGTAAACGTTTCGAAGCATATGCAACATCTAGTGGATCACACCCTATGACCTTTTTGAGTATAAGCGCGATTTTAGAACACGTCTGTACTTTGTGAATGACTTCTTTCGAGTGAGTTTAAAATGAAACGTCTGTTCACTAGGACTTATTTTTTTCGAGtgagtttaaaataaaacgtctGTTCACtaggatttatttttttcgagtGAGTTTAAAATGAAACGTCTGCTCACTAGGACTTATTTTGTTCGAGTGAGTTTAAAATGAAACGTCTGTTCACtaggatttatttttttcgagtGAGTTTAAAATGAAACGTCTGCTCACTAggacttatttttttcaagtgaCGCAAGTATGAGGACTTGCGTTAGAGTAGGGTTTGCTCTGGTGCGAGCAGAGGAGGGGGACGCTAAAGGTGCCTTTTCATGAGCGTCAGTTGACGCGTGTCAAGACGATTTTATGACGTCATACTAGTTTCAGCGTCGACGCTCAGAAGTTCAGATTTTCCAACTTCTCAGCGTCTTATTaccttagaacatatatactggaaggggcatagCCTATCtacaagatctatagagagaaggttatcTCATGCgtaaagagggacgagcggcaagaggggcaaatgcagagaggggcgagcggcaagaggggcaatgatgatctcatcggcaaacagaagctatctcagacagctactgtttgtcgatgagatcatcatgctctccccttagaacatatatactgaAAGGGGCATAGCctatctaaatatacataacaaaagtgtcccctacatctatctatccttgtctgtacGAAATCGGTCAATGCGCTTGCGCCAATGAATAACCGCTTAAGTTGAAagtagaaagatttaaaataggtggaaggcatttgaaaatttgattataacaatttattctttaaattatattataatataattgcaatatattataaattatatataataatatgtagtaatatgtaataatagtcttgcgaaataaaataaaaataatgatgcacataaccaaaaacaaatactgtaatgaacaataattatatacaggatgtacaggatgaactaaaataagataacaaactttgAGGAGCGAGAccaaacaagaaaaaaaatttgacatcaaCATATGTTCGTCAAACCCACTGTTaccgatataaaatatatattattaatgaaaaataaaaaagtaatatttattattatgtaatattctcgcTCCTCTAAAGTTTGTTaccttattttaattatatcttgtatatatagtaactagtacaataaaaattattataataaataataaaaaaaatatttaaaaacttcattgatgtttaaatagtattagttttgtatacttttttatgattatttctttagacTTGATTATATTGGAAGGCTTATCATAGATAAGCTTGTCTAGTTTGTCATCACACACATGAACATAATCGACTCAtgcgtattgcaataaaatgtacagacaaggatagatagatgttGAGGACAACGGCAAGTCAGctatgccccttccagtatatatgttctaaggctctctccttccttcatcgtccctcgccatcaagctgtttctagctccccccttccttcatcgctccttgccatcaagctgtttctagctccccccttacttcatcgtccctcgccctcAACCGGTTTTaccacggtgtaagaatataaggtgatttcacggcaacaaatttttgtgatttctgtcattgttccacattgaaccgctaggtggctacgtgttgagggactttaaatatatatatatatatatatatatatatatatatatatatatatatatatatatatatataaattttattaaaattttattgtcctgcggaacttaattataaatattcattttcttaaagaaacttaattttctataaagactggaatacattattaattattttttttgcaaatttaactaACAAGGGGAGGACGCGGACTTCGGGTCAccgatttcaaagaaatttttatatggtataGTACTCTATCAGAAGAGTACTTTAGTAAAAGGATAGGGCGCAACGCTTAgccgttttcgagaaaaatcgatttgaagTTCATGGCGTCCCTTATATTCCGGTCTTGTTGGATCGATTGTCGAGATGGCGGCGTAGCTCAGGCACTTAGGCTCTGGGCTATCACGCTGTCGACCTGGGTTCGATCCCTgcctattatacttttttttcatttattttatttattctagcgaatatttattcattatattattataataaaagaaatttattttaattaacaattttgttttttttttttaatttgcactttcactatttctatcatataaaaaataaagtaaaaaaaacgtctacgatttaaataatattataattattatgtaataccagaaatattttattaatcataatttaatttggtatgtaatttttcactcAACTTCGTTGAGTTACTTATTGCTCCAaccataatatttgtatacctAATGTTGTCACATCAGGTAACTGCTAACAGTTTTTAGCTCCCCTTCAGACTACTTCCCTTCTGTAACGTATATTCCTACAcaccaaattaaattatgattaataaaatatttctggtattaaataataattataatattatttaaattgtagacgttttttttactttattttttatataatagtagtgaaagtgcaaattaaaaaaaaaacaaaattgttaattaaaataattttatttaattataatataatgaataaatatttgctagaataaataaaataaataaaaaaaagtataataggcAGGGATCGAACCTAGGTCGACAGCATGATAGCTTAGGGCCTAAGTGCCCGAGCTACGCCGCCATCTCGACAATCGATCCAATAGGACCGGAATATAAGGGACGCCATAAActtcaaatcgatttttctcgaaaacagCTAAGCGTTGCGCCTTATCCTTTTATTCAAGTACTCTTCTGATAGAGTACtataccatataaaaatttctttgaaatcggtgacccgaagtccgcgtcctccccttgtaagaataatttgttataaaaaaataaaaaaatattttgtcagtaatatatatttttatacacaatgttaagttttattttaaaaaatttgtattatttaggactataattatatatagatgtgctttagagattcatcatctatctttttctatccacatctatccatatcttctattcttttttacttgggaTTTTGCACCAACGTGACATCTTGTGTGACATGCCTTAACTATGACATCttgatcacagattttttgatagaatacaatggtcgtgaaatcaccttatatttttacaccgTGGATTTTACtaaggtaaccttctctctatagatcttggcctatctaaatatacataacaaaAGTGTCCCCTACATTtatctatccttgtctgtacGAAATCGGTCAATGCGCTTGCGCGAATGAATAACCGCTTAAGTTGAAagtagaaagatttaaaataggtggaaggcatttgaaaatttgattataacaatttattctttaagttatattataatataattgcaatatattgttGCGTTTCCGAAACGTGTCGCGCGGTTTACACAAATAAACCAACacttttagaaaaaactattaatagtttattaaCTCAGAACAACAGTAACACAATAAACACACGTTAATTAACAAGAGCGCTTTTAAAAGAAGATCGTGCTGCTAAGTACATCCGTACAACGAGACAACCAGCCGAAATCTGAAAAACCACGGTTCAAAAACCGTGGGCGAAGCAGACTTCATAAACAGATTCCTGTCGCCCTGTTTTCTGAAaacttccttccttccttttctttttattccttGCTCCACGAATTTCCTTCTTGTTTGTACTAtaatacatagaaaaataataagagtaaactaaatattttaataataataataataataagacaGACTCCTATTGACTCTATATTTGTCTCTCATTATAAGGAGCTAACCTATccaaatgaattattttatacttatgtTTTTGGGACTGCCTAATACAATAAACTacgtcatttaaccttttgaCAACCTCAAAAGATCCTTCCCAATTACTCTGTAATTTTGGGGACCTTCCTATAAATTTTCGAGGATTATACAACCAGACTTTTTGTCCCGGATTGAATAAAATACGGCGAGCGTTTTGATCATAaagagtttttatttttaaagatctCATATTCAGAAGTTGTCTAACTTCTTCATGAATggagtttaatttttcttttaattgaaaaacacAATTCCCTCTAGTGAACACAAATTCTTGTGGAGGGTTTCCGCGGAGAAGATCTAATGGAAGTGTTAAGTCCCTTCCAAAACACATTTCAGCAGGAGTAGTTCTGATGGCTTCATGCCTAGCCGACCTCAAAGCTAGCAAGCACATTCTTATCCAGCGGTTCCAATCTAACTGATTTTCTGATACGAACTTCgctaagtaatttattattgtctgATGTTGACGTTCGACTATTCCATTTGATTGCGGATGCAATGGAGTTGTCCTAGTCTTCTTAATTcctaataaaatagataactCTACGAAAAGCTTTGAATCAAAGTTCTTTCCTTGATCAGTATGAAGCTCCGAAGGTACTCCATAtcgagaaataaattgattaacaaAAACTTCCGCTACCGATTTagctctaaaatttttaagaggAAAAGCTTCTACCCACCTAGTGAAACAATCCATTATaactaacaaatatttattcccAGAAGTGGAAGTGGGAAATGGACCAAGAATGTCCATTTGAAGTCTCTCAAAAGGAGAACCGGTgtcataaatttgcatttcagATTTCCCTTTCCCAGAAGGTCCTTTTTTTGCTATACAAATCCACATCACAAGTCCTACACCAATTTTCAGCATCTTGCTTACAT
The nucleotide sequence above comes from Linepithema humile isolate Giens D197 chromosome 4, Lhum_UNIL_v1.0, whole genome shotgun sequence. Encoded proteins:
- the LOC136999504 gene encoding uncharacterized protein — protein: MTSIQLLDINTGIVHTLQVSEEDAQKANEDLLFATQLLNSHKTSLTQPVAKPGSSNHDSSYITQMDIQESSVEESSTSSEEKGVFHWPHEAILLLLTLYAEHEQIKSGKISMKKIWNIIASELNKKGYDVTDLQCKSKMAGMKNTYKLYYTDGYTGVISVFHWPHEAILLLLTLYAEHEQIKSGKISMKKIWNIIASELNKKGYDVTDLQCKSKMAGMKNTYKSIKDHNAKSGNNNRIWQYFSIMDEQFNDKPWIAPVLTLDSNNPSPLKSEIINIGSEKKKFLRLYNLYIFVLRVYNVISVRELVFCYNKYCTYIITGIKQFALLEKVITVTEENITQRQKMHEEAMAWQDKLLNILEKMITK